From Antricoccus suffuscus, one genomic window encodes:
- a CDS encoding aldehyde dehydrogenase family protein: protein MTTKPRLSVMKTYKLYVDGKFPRSESGRTYEVYDGKGTFVANAAKASRKDARDAVVAARKAQSGWAGATAYNRGQILYRVAEMIEGRRAQFVDDVRTAEGATAPAANRIVDAAIDRWVWYAGWTDKFSQVVGGANPVAGPYFNLSTPEPTGVVVAFAPQGSSLLGLVSVIAPIIATGNSVVAVSSYARPLPAITLAEVVATSDVPSGVVNLLTGDAAEIGPWMADHADVNALDLTGVDADVATDLQIRSAQTLKRVFPARSSDRDTDFEGDPGTARLAAFVETKTVWHPIGT, encoded by the coding sequence TTGACTACTAAGCCACGGCTATCGGTCATGAAGACCTACAAGCTATACGTAGACGGGAAGTTCCCGCGTTCAGAGTCCGGCCGCACCTACGAGGTGTACGACGGGAAAGGGACGTTCGTGGCCAACGCCGCTAAGGCCTCTCGCAAGGACGCACGGGACGCGGTTGTCGCGGCCCGCAAGGCACAGTCCGGGTGGGCCGGCGCCACGGCGTACAACCGCGGCCAGATCCTCTACCGGGTGGCCGAGATGATCGAAGGCCGGCGGGCGCAGTTCGTCGACGATGTCCGGACCGCAGAAGGCGCTACGGCTCCCGCGGCCAACCGGATCGTCGACGCCGCGATCGATCGGTGGGTCTGGTACGCCGGCTGGACCGACAAGTTCAGTCAGGTCGTCGGTGGCGCCAACCCGGTCGCCGGACCGTACTTCAACCTCTCGACACCCGAACCGACCGGCGTTGTCGTAGCGTTCGCGCCGCAAGGGTCCTCGCTGCTGGGCCTGGTCAGCGTGATCGCACCGATCATCGCCACCGGCAACTCGGTCGTCGCTGTCTCTTCATATGCCCGGCCGTTGCCGGCGATCACTCTTGCCGAGGTGGTCGCGACCTCCGACGTACCGTCGGGTGTGGTCAATCTGCTCACCGGTGACGCCGCGGAGATCGGACCGTGGATGGCCGATCACGCTGACGTCAACGCACTCGACCTCACCGGGGTCGATGCAGACGTCGCCACCGACCTACAGATTCGGTCCGCTCAGACCCTGAAGCGCGTGTTTCCCGCAAGATCATCCGATCGGGACACAGATTTCGAGGGCGATCCAGGCACGGCCAGGCTCGCCGCATTCGTCGAGACCAAGACCGTTTGGCACCCGATTGGGACGTAA
- a CDS encoding aldehyde dehydrogenase family protein — MPKFDYAPAPESRAIVDIKDKYELFIGGEFVESTSGKQFATINPASEERLATVADADETDIDNAVKAARRAYDRVWSKMPPAERSKYIFRIARLLAERAREFAVLESLDNGKPIKESRDVDIPLASAYFFYYAGWADKLAHAGFGPDPQPLGVAAQVIPWNFPLLMLSWKIAPALACGNTVVLKPAETTPLTALLFAEVCQQAGLPPGVVNIVTGAGATGKALVEHPGVDKVAFTGSTEVGRAIARSTAGSNKKLTLELGGKAANIVFDDAPIDQSVEGIVNGIFFNQGHVCCAGSRLLVQESVYDEVIESLRLRLMTLRVGDPLDKNTDVGAINSAQQLARIQELTAAGEQEGAAAWSAPFTAPDKGFWFPPTIFTGVSQAHRIAREEIFGPVLSVLTFRTPQEAIDKANNTPYGLSAGVWTDKGSRILWAANNLRAGVVWANTFNKFDPASPFGGYKESGYGREGGRHGLEAYLDY; from the coding sequence ATGCCCAAATTTGACTACGCCCCGGCGCCCGAATCACGCGCGATCGTTGATATCAAAGATAAGTACGAGCTATTCATCGGCGGCGAGTTCGTCGAGTCGACGAGCGGCAAGCAGTTCGCGACTATCAACCCGGCCTCCGAGGAGCGACTCGCGACAGTCGCCGATGCGGACGAGACCGACATCGACAACGCGGTCAAGGCCGCCCGGCGCGCCTACGACCGGGTCTGGTCAAAGATGCCACCGGCAGAACGTAGCAAATACATCTTCCGCATCGCCCGGTTGTTGGCCGAGCGGGCACGCGAGTTCGCGGTCCTCGAGTCGCTCGACAACGGCAAGCCGATCAAGGAGTCCCGCGATGTCGATATACCGCTTGCGAGCGCCTACTTCTTCTATTACGCAGGCTGGGCCGACAAGCTCGCACACGCAGGATTCGGTCCTGACCCACAGCCATTGGGGGTCGCCGCGCAGGTGATCCCCTGGAACTTCCCGCTGCTGATGCTGTCGTGGAAGATCGCCCCTGCGCTGGCGTGCGGCAACACCGTCGTACTCAAGCCGGCCGAGACGACCCCGCTCACGGCGTTGCTATTCGCGGAAGTTTGTCAGCAGGCAGGGCTGCCGCCCGGTGTGGTCAATATCGTCACCGGCGCCGGCGCGACCGGCAAGGCTCTCGTGGAGCACCCCGGCGTCGACAAGGTGGCATTTACCGGTTCGACCGAGGTCGGACGCGCGATCGCGCGCAGTACCGCCGGAAGCAACAAAAAGCTGACCCTCGAACTGGGTGGCAAGGCCGCCAATATCGTCTTTGACGACGCGCCGATCGACCAGAGCGTCGAGGGAATCGTCAACGGCATCTTCTTCAACCAGGGTCATGTCTGCTGCGCCGGGTCCCGGCTGTTGGTGCAGGAGTCCGTGTACGACGAGGTGATCGAGTCGTTGCGGCTCCGACTAATGACGCTGCGCGTGGGTGACCCGCTGGACAAGAACACCGACGTCGGCGCCATCAACTCCGCGCAGCAGCTTGCCCGGATCCAGGAGCTCACTGCGGCGGGCGAACAGGAGGGAGCCGCCGCCTGGTCGGCGCCATTTACCGCACCCGACAAGGGATTCTGGTTCCCGCCGACCATCTTCACCGGCGTGTCACAGGCACATCGGATCGCCCGGGAGGAGATCTTTGGTCCCGTCTTGTCGGTGCTCACCTTCCGTACTCCGCAAGAAGCGATCGACAAGGCCAACAACACGCCGTACGGACTCTCGGCCGGCGTGTGGACCGACAAGGGTTCGCGAATTCTGTGGGCGGCGAACAATCTGCGCGCCGGGGTCGTCTGGGCAAACACGTTCAACAAGTTCGACCCGGCGAGCCCGTTCGGTGGCTACAAGGAATCCGGCTACGGCCGCGAAGGTGGCCGTCACGGCCTGGAGGCATACCTTGACTACTAA
- the deoC gene encoding deoxyribose-phosphate aldolase, protein MSTPTATTDPASAYADVVRDNASLRAFLYGLPGVDQVGADARAAALGGRSIKTDAKKWAVDTAISMIDLTTLEGADTPGKVRSLCAKALQPDPSDLTAPHTAAVCVYGDMVRYAVEALGDSGVGVAAVATAFPSGRASEAVKLADVKDAVDAGASEIDMVIDRGAYLSGRYLDVYDSIVKVKAACGSAHLKVIFETGELATYDNVRRVSWLAMIAGADFIKTSTGKIQPAATPPVTMIMLEAVRDWYAATGRHVGVKPAGGIRTTKDAMKYLVIVNEVAGEDWLDPALFRFGASSLLNDLLLQRQRMSTGRYSGPDYVTVD, encoded by the coding sequence ATGAGCACTCCCACCGCGACCACGGACCCCGCCTCGGCGTACGCCGACGTCGTCCGCGACAACGCCAGCCTTCGCGCCTTTCTCTACGGGCTGCCCGGCGTCGACCAAGTGGGCGCCGATGCTCGGGCCGCCGCGCTCGGCGGTCGCTCGATCAAGACCGACGCCAAGAAGTGGGCGGTCGACACCGCGATCTCGATGATCGACTTGACCACGCTCGAAGGCGCCGATACACCTGGCAAGGTCCGGTCGCTGTGCGCCAAAGCCCTGCAACCGGATCCCTCCGACCTCACTGCCCCACACACGGCCGCCGTATGCGTGTATGGCGACATGGTCCGCTACGCCGTCGAAGCTCTCGGCGACTCCGGTGTCGGTGTCGCAGCGGTCGCCACGGCGTTTCCGTCCGGTCGCGCCTCCGAGGCGGTCAAGCTCGCCGACGTCAAAGACGCCGTCGATGCCGGTGCCTCCGAGATCGACATGGTGATCGACCGTGGCGCGTACCTGTCCGGTCGCTATCTCGACGTCTACGACTCGATCGTCAAGGTCAAGGCCGCCTGCGGTAGCGCACACCTCAAGGTGATCTTCGAGACCGGTGAGCTCGCGACGTACGACAATGTACGGCGAGTCTCGTGGCTGGCGATGATCGCCGGCGCCGACTTCATCAAGACCTCGACCGGCAAAATTCAGCCAGCGGCTACACCGCCCGTCACGATGATCATGCTTGAGGCGGTGCGCGACTGGTATGCCGCCACCGGGCGGCATGTCGGCGTCAAGCCAGCGGGCGGAATCCGCACCACGAAAGACGCGATGAAATACCTGGTGATCGTCAACGAAGTCGCCGGCGAAGACTGGCTCGACCCGGCGCTGTTCCGATTCGGCGCCTCGAGTCTGCTCAATGACCTGCTGCTGCAGCGGCAACGCATGTCCACCGGTCGATACAGCGGCCCCGACTACGTCACCGTCGACTAG
- the upp gene encoding uracil phosphoribosyltransferase has protein sequence MKTIVVDHPLAAARLTTIRDVRTDNATFRAALRELSLLLIYEATRHIETVDVQIMTPVAKTTGTALANPPLLVPVLRAGLGMAEASMALLPESQMGFVGLARDEETLLPRAYMESLPEDLKGRPVFVLDPMLATGGSLEHACGMLTSRGADQITVLCVLAAPEGLKKLEESGLPLTIITASIDERLNESGYIVPGLGDAGDRQFGAV, from the coding sequence GTGAAGACCATCGTCGTAGATCATCCCCTTGCCGCTGCACGGCTTACCACGATCCGAGACGTGCGCACCGATAATGCGACCTTCCGGGCGGCTTTGCGCGAGCTGTCGCTTCTGCTGATCTACGAAGCAACCCGCCACATCGAGACCGTCGACGTGCAAATCATGACGCCGGTAGCGAAAACCACCGGTACGGCGCTCGCTAACCCGCCACTACTCGTGCCGGTCCTGCGCGCCGGGTTGGGGATGGCGGAGGCGTCGATGGCGTTGCTTCCCGAATCGCAGATGGGGTTTGTGGGTCTGGCGCGCGATGAGGAGACACTGCTGCCTCGCGCCTACATGGAGTCCCTCCCGGAGGACTTGAAGGGTCGTCCGGTCTTCGTGCTTGACCCGATGCTCGCCACTGGCGGATCCCTGGAGCACGCCTGCGGCATGCTGACTAGCCGCGGAGCGGATCAGATTACCGTCCTGTGCGTGCTTGCCGCTCCCGAAGGGCTCAAGAAACTCGAGGAATCAGGGCTTCCGCTGACGATCATCACCGCCTCGATCGACGAGCGGCTCAACGAGTCCGGTTACATCGTGCCGGGCCTGGGCGATGCCGGAGACCGTCAGT